A region from the Aegilops tauschii subsp. strangulata cultivar AL8/78 chromosome 5, Aet v6.0, whole genome shotgun sequence genome encodes:
- the LOC109755475 gene encoding myosin-12 isoform X2, which translates to MGTPVNIIVGSQVWLEDPDEAWVDGEVTGIKGADVTVATTNGKTVVASLASIYPKDTEAPPAGVDDMTKLAYLHEPGVLHNLACRYGLNEIYTYTGNILIAVNPFQRLPHLYDVHMMEQYKGATFGELSPHLFAIADSCYRAMINEHGSQSILVSGESGAGKTETTKMLMRYLAFMGGRSGTEGRTVEQQVLESNPVLEAFGNAKTVKNNNSSRFGKFVEIQFDKYGKISGAAVRTYLLERSRVCQVSDPERNYHCFYMLCSAPPEDVKRFKVGNPRSFHYLNQTSCYEVANVDDAREYLETRNAMDIVGISQEEQDAIFRVVAAILHLGNINFSKGKEIDSSRLRDEKSINHLKIVAELLMCDEKLLEDSLCQRVIVTPDGNITKPLDPDSALQSRDALAKTVYSRLFDWIVDKINNSIGQDPDAISIIGVLDIYGFESFKVNSFEQLCINMTNEKLQQHFNQHVFKMEQEEYTRDEIDWSYVEFVDNQDVLDLIEKKPGGIIALLDEACMFPKSTHETFAQKMYQTYKSHKRFSKPKLARTAFTINHYAGDVTYQADYFLDKNKDYVVAEHQALLNSSRCSFVANLFPPLPEESSKQSKFSSIGTRFKQQLQALMETLSTTEPHYIRCVKPNTVLKPGIFENDNVLNQLRCGGVLEAIRISCAGYPTKRTFDEFIDRFGVLAPELVDSSDEKTACAAICDKMGLKGYQIGKTKVFLRAGQMAELDARRAEVLANAVRLIQRRIRTHLMRKEFVSLKKASIQTQKFWRARLARKLFEHMRRVAAAITIQKHTRTHSAWKAYLQIYRSSITIQTGLRAMAARKEHRFRRETKATIIIQTRWRQHKAYVAYKLQKRASLILQCSWRGRVARKELRKLKMEARDNGALKEAKDKLEKRVEELTWRLDVEKHLRVDLEVAKGQEITKLQSALQEMQEKLEQAHAAIINEKEAAKLAIEQAPPKIVEVPVVDNAKVELLTSQNEELETELGTFRTKAEDLEKKLFEIQKQSDELSREAQERDSKINELQEMIARLETNLSNMESENHVLRQQSLLASADDDNKTKQIESLESKIAILESENQVLCSNPAPAVQAVVNPEVIQPSVMKNSHQVLENGHQLGEPKMEEVVVPPIKNLSKQQSLTDRQQENHDILIKSLAEDRRYDNRRPAAACIVYKSLLHWHSFEAEKTNIFDRIIHTIRSSVENAESSGELAYWLSTTSTLLYLLQNTLKASSSSTKVPNRSRTATGNLFNRMVQNARSSSSGLGISNGYSGMVGRADTTSMIEAKYPAVRFKQQLTAYVEKIYGTMRDSLKREISAILTLCIQAPRAGRVRASRGSLKSIHSSALSRQASSVHWQNIVKCLNHTLETMNNNYVPPMIIRKTFSQVFAFMNVQLFNSLLLRRECCSFSNGEFLKAGLQELEQWCSRTTEEYAGTSWDELQHIRQAVGFLVLHQKSHKTLEEITDELCPVLSISQIYRIGTMFWDDKYGAQGLSQEVIGNMRTMTTDDSITTPNSSFLLDDDSSIPISLDDIARLMLDINPTDVEPPPLLRQNSQFHFLLQQHTD; encoded by the exons ATG GGGACTCCGGTCAACATCATCGTCGGCTCGCAGGTGTGGCTGGAGGATCCCGACGAGGCCTGGGTCGACGGCGAGGTCACCGGGATCAAGGGCGCCGACGTCACCGTCGCCACCACCAATGGCAAAACG GTTGTGGCCAGCCTCGCGAGCATATACCCCAAAGACACGGAGGCGCCCCCGGCAGGAGTGGACGACATGACGAAGCTCGCTTACCTCCATGAACCGGGAGTCCTGCACAACCTTGCTTGCCGGTACGGCCTTAACGAGATATAC ACGTACACCGGGAACATCTTGATTGCAGTCAATCCTTTCCAGAGGCTGCCCCATCTCTACGACGTGCACATGATGGAGCAGTACAAAGGCGCCACCTTCGGGGAGCTCAGCCCCCATCTTTTCGCGATTGCAGATTCTTGTTACAG GGCAATGATCAATGAACATGGAAGCCAGTCAATATTGGTGAGCGGTGAGAGTGGCGCTGGTAAGACAGAGACGACGAAGATGCTCATGAGGTACCTTGCATTCATGGGAGGAAGGTCTGGAACTGAGGGACGAACCGTTGAGCAACAAGTTCTAGAG TCTAACCCAGTACTGGAAGCATTTGGTAATGCGAAGACGGTGAAGAACAACAACTCAAG TCGTTTCGGTAAGTTTGTTGAAATCCAATTCGACAAATACGGGAAGATATCTGGTGCGGCCGTTCGCACATACCTCCTTGAACGATCACGAGTATGCCAGGTCTCTGATCCTGAACGGAATTACCATTGCTTTTACATGCTATGCTCTGCACCGCCGGAG GACGTAAAAAGGTTTAAGGTGGGAAACCCACGATCATTTCATTACCTGAACCAAACAAGCTGCTATGAAGTAGCTAATGTGGACGACGCAAGAGAATACCTAGAAACAAGAAATGCAATGGATATAGTTGGAATTTCTCAAGAAGAGCAG GATGCAATTTTCAGAGTAGTAGCGGCAATCCTTCATCTAGGAAACATTAATTTCTCCAAAGGGAAAGAAATTGATTCATCAAGGTTGAGGGATGAGAAATCAATCAATCACCTGAAAATAGTGGCAGAACTGCTAAT GTGTGACGAGAAGTTGCTTGAAGACTCTCTTTGTCAGCGTGTTATTGTAACACCTGATGGAAATATCACAAAACCCCTCGATCCAGATTCTGCTCTACAGAGTCGTGATGCCTTGGCAAAGACAGTGTATTCACGACTATTCGACTG GATTGTGGATAAGATCAATAACTCGATTGGTCAAGATCCTGATGCAATAAGTATAATAGGAGTGCTGGATATCTATGGATTTGAGAGTTTCAAGGTCAACAG TTTTGAGCAACTGTGCATCAACATGACAAATGAGAAATTGCAGCAGCACTTCAATCAG CACGTATTCAAGATGGAGCAAGAAGAGTATACAAGGGATGAAATAGACTGGAGCTATGTGGAATTTGTGGACAATCAGGATGTGCTGGACCTGATTGAGAAG AAACCTGGAGGAATAATTGCCCTCCTGGATGAGGCATG CATGTTTCCGAAGTCCACTCACGAGACATTTGCACAAAAGATGTATCAAACGTACAAATCACATAAGCGCTTTAGTAAGCCTAAACTTGCCAGGACTGCCTTCACAATCAACCACTACGCAGGAGAT GTCACATACCAAGCCGATTATTTTCTTGACAAGAACAAAGATTATGTGGTCGCTGAACATCAAGCTCTACTAAATTCGTCAAGGTGCTCTTTTGTTGCAAATCTCTTTCCTCCATTACCAGAGGAAAGTTCTAAACAGTCCAAATTCTCTTCCATCGGTACTCGCTTTAAG CAACAACTCCAAGCCCTGATGGAAACATTGAGCACGACAGAACCACACTACATTAGATGTGTGAAGCCTAATACTGTACTGAAACCTGGCATCTTCGAGAACGACAATGTCTTGAATCAATTGAGATGTGGG GGTGTTTTGGAAGCAATCCGGATCAGTTGTGCTGGCTATCCAACGAAGAGAACATTTGATGAGTTCATTGATCGATTCGGAGTGCTTGCACCAGAGCTTGTGGACAG TTCTGACGAGAAGACAGCTTGCGCAGCAATATGTGATAAAATGGGATTGAAGGGATACCAG ATAGGGAAAACAAAGGTATTCCTAAGAGCTGGCCAGATGGCAGAGCTGGATGCTAGAAGAGCAGAAGTATTGGCCAATGCTGTGCGACTTATCCAGAGGCGTATAAGAACGCATCTTATGCGAAAGGAATTCGTCAGCTTAAAAAAGGCTTCCATTCAAACTCAAAAGTTctggagag CACGACTAGCTAGAAAGCTTTTTGAGCACATGAGAAGAGTCGCTGCTGCAATTACAATACAGAAGCACACCCGTACTCATTCTGCCTGGAAAGCTTACCTGCAAATATACAGATCATCAATAACAATACAGACAGGATTACGTGCAATGGCTGCTCGTAAGGAGCACAGGTTCAGAAGAGAGACCAAAGCGACCATCATCATCCAG ACTCGATGGCGCCAACACAAAGCCTATGTTGCTTACAAACTGCAAAAAAGAGCTTCTCTAATTCTCCAGTGCTCGTGGAGGGGACGTGTTGCAAGGAAGGAACTTCGGAAGCTCAAAATG GAAGCAAGAGATAATGGTGCACTTAAAGAAGCAAAAGACAAGCTGGAAAAGAGAGTTGAGGAACTCACATGGAGATTAGATGTTGAGAAGCATTTGAGG GTTGACCTTGAGGTAGCCAAGGGTCAAGAAATTACGAAGTTACAATCTGCATTGCAAGAAATGCAAGAAAAGCTTGAGCAAGCCCATGCAGCAATTATAAATGAGAAAGAAGCTGCAAAGTTAGCAATTGAACAGGCACCACCAAAGATTGTAGAGGTGCCAGTGGTGGATAACGCAAAAGTTGAGTTGTTGACAAGTCAAAACGAGGAACTTGAG ACTGAGCTCGGTACGTTTAGAACGAAGGCTGAAGATCTTGAGAAGAAGCTTTTTGAGATTCAAAAACAGTCTGACGAATTGTCACGTGAGGCACAAGAACGGGACTCCAAAATTAATGAACTCCAAGAGATGATTGCTAG GCTTGAGACAAATTTATCTAACATGGAATCTGAAAACCACGTTCTACGCCAGCAATCGTTGCTTGCATCAGCAGATGATGATAATAAGACAAAACAAATAGAGAG TCTGGAAAGCAAGATTGCCATCTTGGAGTCAGAGAATCAGGTGCTCTGCAGCAATCCTGCACCAGCTGTTCAAGCAGTAGTCAATCCTGAAGTGATTCAGCCATCAGTTATGAAG AACTCCCATCAGGTTCTCGAGAATGGACACCAGCTTGGAGAACCTAAAATG GAGGAGGTGGTTGTTCCTCCAATAAAGAATTTAAGCAAACAACAGTCACTGACGGACCGACAGCAA GAAAATCATGATATCCTTATCAAAAGCCTGGCTGAAGACAGGAGATATGACAACAGAAGACCAGCTGCAGCATGTATTGTCTACAAATCACTCCTTCACTGGCACTCATTTGAAGCAGAAAAGACAAACATATTTGACCGTATCATCCATACAATTAGGTCATCTGTTGAG AATGCTGAAAGTTCTGGAGAACTAGCTTATTGGTTGTCGACAACATCAACCCTCCTCTACCTTTTACAAAATACTCTTAAAGCTAGCAGTTCATCGACTAAAGTACCAAATCGCAGCAGGACTGCAACAGGCAACCTATTCAATAGAATGGTGCAG AATGCTCGATCGTCATCATCGGGATTAGGTATTTCAAACGGATACAGTGGAATGGTAGGAAGGGCTGACACTACATCAATGATAGAGGCTAAGTATCCAGCTGTACGTTTCAAGCAACAGTTAACAGCATATGTCGAGAAGATATATGGCACGATGAGAGATAGCCTGAAAAGGGAAATAAGTGCAATACTGACTCTCTGCATACAG GCTCCAAGAGCTGGTCGTGTAAGAGCATCTCGAGGATCATTGAAAAGTATACACTCTAGTGCACTATCAAGGCAAGCATCAAGTGTGCATTGGCAAAACATTGTTAAGTGCCTGAATCATACACTGGAAACGATGAACAATAATTAT GTACCTCCAATGATAATTAGGAAAACATTCAGTCAAGTATTTGCATTTATGAACGTTCAACTCTTCAACAG TTTGCTACTTCGGCGTGAATGCTGCTCCTTTAGCAATGGAGAATTCTTGAAGGCTGGTTTACAGGAACTGGAGCAGTGGTGCTCTAGAACAACCGAAGAG TATGCAGGAACATCTTGGGATGAACTGCAACACATAAGGCAGGCAGTTGGGTTCCTG GTTTTGCATCAGAAATCGCACAAGACACTGGAGGAAATCACTGATGAGCTTTGCCCC GTTCTGAGCATCAGCCAAATATATCGCATCGGAACGATGTTCTGGGATGATAAATACGGCGCACAAGGTCTATCCCAAGAG GTAATTGGAAACATGAGAACAATGACGACAGATGACTCGATAACTACTCCGAACAGTTCTTTCTTACTAGATGACGACTCAAG CATACCGATATCCTTGGACGATATAGCGCGACTGATGCTCGACATCAACCCGACTGACGTGGAGCCGCCACCACTACTGCGGCAGAACTCCCAGTTTCACTTTCTTCTGCAACAGCATACAGACTGA
- the LOC109755475 gene encoding myosin-12 isoform X1 yields MGTPVNIIVGSQVWLEDPDEAWVDGEVTGIKGADVTVATTNGKTVVASLASIYPKDTEAPPAGVDDMTKLAYLHEPGVLHNLACRYGLNEIYTYTGNILIAVNPFQRLPHLYDVHMMEQYKGATFGELSPHLFAIADSCYRAMINEHGSQSILVSGESGAGKTETTKMLMRYLAFMGGRSGTEGRTVEQQVLESNPVLEAFGNAKTVKNNNSSRFGKFVEIQFDKYGKISGAAVRTYLLERSRVCQVSDPERNYHCFYMLCSAPPEDVKRFKVGNPRSFHYLNQTSCYEVANVDDAREYLETRNAMDIVGISQEEQDAIFRVVAAILHLGNINFSKGKEIDSSRLRDEKSINHLKIVAELLMCDEKLLEDSLCQRVIVTPDGNITKPLDPDSALQSRDALAKTVYSRLFDWIVDKINNSIGQDPDAISIIGVLDIYGFESFKVNSFEQLCINMTNEKLQQHFNQHVFKMEQEEYTRDEIDWSYVEFVDNQDVLDLIEKKPGGIIALLDEACMFPKSTHETFAQKMYQTYKSHKRFSKPKLARTAFTINHYAGDVTYQADYFLDKNKDYVVAEHQALLNSSRCSFVANLFPPLPEESSKQSKFSSIGTRFKQQLQALMETLSTTEPHYIRCVKPNTVLKPGIFENDNVLNQLRCGGVLEAIRISCAGYPTKRTFDEFIDRFGVLAPELVDSSDEKTACAAICDKMGLKGYQIGKTKVFLRAGQMAELDARRAEVLANAVRLIQRRIRTHLMRKEFVSLKKASIQTQKFWRARLARKLFEHMRRVAAAITIQKHTRTHSAWKAYLQIYRSSITIQTGLRAMAARKEHRFRRETKATIIIQTRWRQHKAYVAYKLQKRASLILQCSWRGRVARKELRKLKMEARDNGALKEAKDKLEKRVEELTWRLDVEKHLRVDLEVAKGQEITKLQSALQEMQEKLEQAHAAIINEKEAAKLAIEQAPPKIVEVPVVDNAKVELLTSQNEELETELGTFRTKAEDLEKKLFEIQKQSDELSREAQERDSKINELQEMIARLETNLSNMESENHVLRQQSLLASADDDNKTKQIESLESKIAILESENQVLCSNPAPAVQAVVNPEVIQPSVMKNSHQVLENGHQLGEPKMVSEEVVVPPIKNLSKQQSLTDRQQENHDILIKSLAEDRRYDNRRPAAACIVYKSLLHWHSFEAEKTNIFDRIIHTIRSSVENAESSGELAYWLSTTSTLLYLLQNTLKASSSSTKVPNRSRTATGNLFNRMVQNARSSSSGLGISNGYSGMVGRADTTSMIEAKYPAVRFKQQLTAYVEKIYGTMRDSLKREISAILTLCIQAPRAGRVRASRGSLKSIHSSALSRQASSVHWQNIVKCLNHTLETMNNNYVPPMIIRKTFSQVFAFMNVQLFNSLLLRRECCSFSNGEFLKAGLQELEQWCSRTTEEYAGTSWDELQHIRQAVGFLVLHQKSHKTLEEITDELCPVLSISQIYRIGTMFWDDKYGAQGLSQEVIGNMRTMTTDDSITTPNSSFLLDDDSSIPISLDDIARLMLDINPTDVEPPPLLRQNSQFHFLLQQHTD; encoded by the exons ATG GGGACTCCGGTCAACATCATCGTCGGCTCGCAGGTGTGGCTGGAGGATCCCGACGAGGCCTGGGTCGACGGCGAGGTCACCGGGATCAAGGGCGCCGACGTCACCGTCGCCACCACCAATGGCAAAACG GTTGTGGCCAGCCTCGCGAGCATATACCCCAAAGACACGGAGGCGCCCCCGGCAGGAGTGGACGACATGACGAAGCTCGCTTACCTCCATGAACCGGGAGTCCTGCACAACCTTGCTTGCCGGTACGGCCTTAACGAGATATAC ACGTACACCGGGAACATCTTGATTGCAGTCAATCCTTTCCAGAGGCTGCCCCATCTCTACGACGTGCACATGATGGAGCAGTACAAAGGCGCCACCTTCGGGGAGCTCAGCCCCCATCTTTTCGCGATTGCAGATTCTTGTTACAG GGCAATGATCAATGAACATGGAAGCCAGTCAATATTGGTGAGCGGTGAGAGTGGCGCTGGTAAGACAGAGACGACGAAGATGCTCATGAGGTACCTTGCATTCATGGGAGGAAGGTCTGGAACTGAGGGACGAACCGTTGAGCAACAAGTTCTAGAG TCTAACCCAGTACTGGAAGCATTTGGTAATGCGAAGACGGTGAAGAACAACAACTCAAG TCGTTTCGGTAAGTTTGTTGAAATCCAATTCGACAAATACGGGAAGATATCTGGTGCGGCCGTTCGCACATACCTCCTTGAACGATCACGAGTATGCCAGGTCTCTGATCCTGAACGGAATTACCATTGCTTTTACATGCTATGCTCTGCACCGCCGGAG GACGTAAAAAGGTTTAAGGTGGGAAACCCACGATCATTTCATTACCTGAACCAAACAAGCTGCTATGAAGTAGCTAATGTGGACGACGCAAGAGAATACCTAGAAACAAGAAATGCAATGGATATAGTTGGAATTTCTCAAGAAGAGCAG GATGCAATTTTCAGAGTAGTAGCGGCAATCCTTCATCTAGGAAACATTAATTTCTCCAAAGGGAAAGAAATTGATTCATCAAGGTTGAGGGATGAGAAATCAATCAATCACCTGAAAATAGTGGCAGAACTGCTAAT GTGTGACGAGAAGTTGCTTGAAGACTCTCTTTGTCAGCGTGTTATTGTAACACCTGATGGAAATATCACAAAACCCCTCGATCCAGATTCTGCTCTACAGAGTCGTGATGCCTTGGCAAAGACAGTGTATTCACGACTATTCGACTG GATTGTGGATAAGATCAATAACTCGATTGGTCAAGATCCTGATGCAATAAGTATAATAGGAGTGCTGGATATCTATGGATTTGAGAGTTTCAAGGTCAACAG TTTTGAGCAACTGTGCATCAACATGACAAATGAGAAATTGCAGCAGCACTTCAATCAG CACGTATTCAAGATGGAGCAAGAAGAGTATACAAGGGATGAAATAGACTGGAGCTATGTGGAATTTGTGGACAATCAGGATGTGCTGGACCTGATTGAGAAG AAACCTGGAGGAATAATTGCCCTCCTGGATGAGGCATG CATGTTTCCGAAGTCCACTCACGAGACATTTGCACAAAAGATGTATCAAACGTACAAATCACATAAGCGCTTTAGTAAGCCTAAACTTGCCAGGACTGCCTTCACAATCAACCACTACGCAGGAGAT GTCACATACCAAGCCGATTATTTTCTTGACAAGAACAAAGATTATGTGGTCGCTGAACATCAAGCTCTACTAAATTCGTCAAGGTGCTCTTTTGTTGCAAATCTCTTTCCTCCATTACCAGAGGAAAGTTCTAAACAGTCCAAATTCTCTTCCATCGGTACTCGCTTTAAG CAACAACTCCAAGCCCTGATGGAAACATTGAGCACGACAGAACCACACTACATTAGATGTGTGAAGCCTAATACTGTACTGAAACCTGGCATCTTCGAGAACGACAATGTCTTGAATCAATTGAGATGTGGG GGTGTTTTGGAAGCAATCCGGATCAGTTGTGCTGGCTATCCAACGAAGAGAACATTTGATGAGTTCATTGATCGATTCGGAGTGCTTGCACCAGAGCTTGTGGACAG TTCTGACGAGAAGACAGCTTGCGCAGCAATATGTGATAAAATGGGATTGAAGGGATACCAG ATAGGGAAAACAAAGGTATTCCTAAGAGCTGGCCAGATGGCAGAGCTGGATGCTAGAAGAGCAGAAGTATTGGCCAATGCTGTGCGACTTATCCAGAGGCGTATAAGAACGCATCTTATGCGAAAGGAATTCGTCAGCTTAAAAAAGGCTTCCATTCAAACTCAAAAGTTctggagag CACGACTAGCTAGAAAGCTTTTTGAGCACATGAGAAGAGTCGCTGCTGCAATTACAATACAGAAGCACACCCGTACTCATTCTGCCTGGAAAGCTTACCTGCAAATATACAGATCATCAATAACAATACAGACAGGATTACGTGCAATGGCTGCTCGTAAGGAGCACAGGTTCAGAAGAGAGACCAAAGCGACCATCATCATCCAG ACTCGATGGCGCCAACACAAAGCCTATGTTGCTTACAAACTGCAAAAAAGAGCTTCTCTAATTCTCCAGTGCTCGTGGAGGGGACGTGTTGCAAGGAAGGAACTTCGGAAGCTCAAAATG GAAGCAAGAGATAATGGTGCACTTAAAGAAGCAAAAGACAAGCTGGAAAAGAGAGTTGAGGAACTCACATGGAGATTAGATGTTGAGAAGCATTTGAGG GTTGACCTTGAGGTAGCCAAGGGTCAAGAAATTACGAAGTTACAATCTGCATTGCAAGAAATGCAAGAAAAGCTTGAGCAAGCCCATGCAGCAATTATAAATGAGAAAGAAGCTGCAAAGTTAGCAATTGAACAGGCACCACCAAAGATTGTAGAGGTGCCAGTGGTGGATAACGCAAAAGTTGAGTTGTTGACAAGTCAAAACGAGGAACTTGAG ACTGAGCTCGGTACGTTTAGAACGAAGGCTGAAGATCTTGAGAAGAAGCTTTTTGAGATTCAAAAACAGTCTGACGAATTGTCACGTGAGGCACAAGAACGGGACTCCAAAATTAATGAACTCCAAGAGATGATTGCTAG GCTTGAGACAAATTTATCTAACATGGAATCTGAAAACCACGTTCTACGCCAGCAATCGTTGCTTGCATCAGCAGATGATGATAATAAGACAAAACAAATAGAGAG TCTGGAAAGCAAGATTGCCATCTTGGAGTCAGAGAATCAGGTGCTCTGCAGCAATCCTGCACCAGCTGTTCAAGCAGTAGTCAATCCTGAAGTGATTCAGCCATCAGTTATGAAG AACTCCCATCAGGTTCTCGAGAATGGACACCAGCTTGGAGAACCTAAAATGGTTAGT GAGGAGGTGGTTGTTCCTCCAATAAAGAATTTAAGCAAACAACAGTCACTGACGGACCGACAGCAA GAAAATCATGATATCCTTATCAAAAGCCTGGCTGAAGACAGGAGATATGACAACAGAAGACCAGCTGCAGCATGTATTGTCTACAAATCACTCCTTCACTGGCACTCATTTGAAGCAGAAAAGACAAACATATTTGACCGTATCATCCATACAATTAGGTCATCTGTTGAG AATGCTGAAAGTTCTGGAGAACTAGCTTATTGGTTGTCGACAACATCAACCCTCCTCTACCTTTTACAAAATACTCTTAAAGCTAGCAGTTCATCGACTAAAGTACCAAATCGCAGCAGGACTGCAACAGGCAACCTATTCAATAGAATGGTGCAG AATGCTCGATCGTCATCATCGGGATTAGGTATTTCAAACGGATACAGTGGAATGGTAGGAAGGGCTGACACTACATCAATGATAGAGGCTAAGTATCCAGCTGTACGTTTCAAGCAACAGTTAACAGCATATGTCGAGAAGATATATGGCACGATGAGAGATAGCCTGAAAAGGGAAATAAGTGCAATACTGACTCTCTGCATACAG GCTCCAAGAGCTGGTCGTGTAAGAGCATCTCGAGGATCATTGAAAAGTATACACTCTAGTGCACTATCAAGGCAAGCATCAAGTGTGCATTGGCAAAACATTGTTAAGTGCCTGAATCATACACTGGAAACGATGAACAATAATTAT GTACCTCCAATGATAATTAGGAAAACATTCAGTCAAGTATTTGCATTTATGAACGTTCAACTCTTCAACAG TTTGCTACTTCGGCGTGAATGCTGCTCCTTTAGCAATGGAGAATTCTTGAAGGCTGGTTTACAGGAACTGGAGCAGTGGTGCTCTAGAACAACCGAAGAG TATGCAGGAACATCTTGGGATGAACTGCAACACATAAGGCAGGCAGTTGGGTTCCTG GTTTTGCATCAGAAATCGCACAAGACACTGGAGGAAATCACTGATGAGCTTTGCCCC GTTCTGAGCATCAGCCAAATATATCGCATCGGAACGATGTTCTGGGATGATAAATACGGCGCACAAGGTCTATCCCAAGAG GTAATTGGAAACATGAGAACAATGACGACAGATGACTCGATAACTACTCCGAACAGTTCTTTCTTACTAGATGACGACTCAAG CATACCGATATCCTTGGACGATATAGCGCGACTGATGCTCGACATCAACCCGACTGACGTGGAGCCGCCACCACTACTGCGGCAGAACTCCCAGTTTCACTTTCTTCTGCAACAGCATACAGACTGA